The Ktedonobacterales bacterium genome has a segment encoding these proteins:
- a CDS encoding heme o synthase — MTRLRRLGWVTVGFTYFLVLVGGLVRITGSGEGCPDWPTCHGSLIPSFDEHTLIEYSHRLTASVVSFLVIALALAVLIWARRRRYVIPALIAVGLLAVQVVLGGITVLNDLPENIVTAHLGTALALFATLIIAAVLLRQNTPVVGNFQSARRFARLALTTAILTYLLLLSGSNVRGNSADLVCPGWPLCGREDIPGSVVSLVVINLFHRFFASFVGLFIIATIIYAWRRRREAPKLAAIALAAAVFFVIQVAVGAAMVLLGSHAVEGGYEAAQGFHLAFATAVWGAMAALAAVAYRDLPAKTDAESPSGQPAPEKEWVRAPADAAVAAPEAAGEAGSLKLLLSGYLNLIKPHVTVLLLGVTLASMAIAQGGFPPWQLVIATLFGGACAAGSANAMNCYFDRDIDQIMSRTKRRSLPAGRIPPAHALIFGAALAVISFVDLALFVNLLSALLAFSGIVFYILVYTLWLKRNSTQNIVIGGAAGAVPPLVGWAAVTNSVGLPALWLFAIIFYWTPPHFWTLALLIKNDYARAHIPMMPVVLGEKETKRQIVLYTLLLIAVTLVLFSTREMGYLYLASAISLGAGFLYLAIRVLRDETKRWARTLFWYSNCYLALLFALMVIDRVLT, encoded by the coding sequence ATGACCCGACTACGCCGTCTGGGCTGGGTGACTGTTGGCTTTACGTACTTTCTGGTGCTTGTCGGCGGGCTTGTGCGCATCACCGGCTCCGGCGAAGGCTGCCCCGATTGGCCGACCTGCCACGGGAGCCTGATCCCCAGCTTCGATGAACATACGCTGATTGAATACTCCCACCGGCTGACCGCCTCTGTGGTCAGCTTCCTCGTTATCGCGCTGGCCCTGGCGGTGCTGATCTGGGCGCGACGGCGGCGCTATGTCATCCCCGCACTGATTGCCGTTGGGCTGCTTGCCGTTCAGGTCGTGCTGGGGGGGATTACCGTTCTCAATGATCTGCCCGAAAACATCGTCACCGCGCATCTGGGTACGGCCCTGGCGCTCTTCGCCACGCTCATCATCGCGGCGGTGCTGCTGCGCCAGAATACCCCCGTTGTAGGCAACTTCCAGAGCGCCCGACGCTTCGCACGCCTGGCCCTGACAACCGCCATCCTGACGTACCTGCTGCTGCTCAGCGGCTCGAATGTGCGCGGCAACAGCGCCGATCTGGTCTGCCCTGGCTGGCCGCTGTGCGGGCGCGAAGACATCCCTGGCTCGGTGGTGTCGCTGGTCGTGATTAACCTCTTCCATCGCTTTTTTGCCAGCTTCGTTGGCCTCTTTATTATCGCCACGATCATCTATGCCTGGCGGCGCAGGCGCGAAGCGCCCAAACTGGCCGCCATTGCCCTTGCTGCAGCGGTCTTCTTCGTCATTCAGGTCGCGGTTGGCGCGGCGATGGTTCTGCTCGGCTCCCACGCAGTAGAGGGCGGATATGAAGCGGCGCAGGGTTTCCATCTGGCGTTTGCTACCGCCGTCTGGGGAGCTATGGCTGCTCTGGCGGCTGTGGCCTATCGTGACCTGCCCGCAAAGACCGACGCAGAGTCGCCATCCGGGCAGCCCGCCCCCGAAAAAGAGTGGGTACGCGCGCCAGCAGATGCAGCGGTAGCCGCGCCGGAAGCGGCAGGCGAGGCAGGCTCCTTGAAACTGCTCCTGAGCGGCTACCTCAACCTGATAAAGCCGCATGTCACCGTGTTACTGCTCGGTGTGACGCTCGCTTCAATGGCAATTGCTCAGGGTGGCTTCCCGCCCTGGCAACTGGTCATTGCCACCCTGTTTGGTGGAGCCTGCGCGGCAGGCAGCGCCAACGCGATGAACTGCTATTTTGATCGTGACATCGATCAGATAATGAGCCGCACAAAACGCAGATCGCTCCCCGCCGGGCGCATCCCGCCCGCGCATGCCCTCATCTTTGGCGCGGCGCTGGCCGTGATCTCTTTTGTAGACCTGGCGCTGTTCGTCAATCTGCTGAGCGCCCTGCTGGCTTTCTCAGGCATCGTCTTTTACATTCTGGTGTACACGCTCTGGCTCAAGCGCAATTCCACCCAGAATATTGTCATCGGCGGGGCAGCAGGCGCAGTTCCTCCGCTCGTCGGCTGGGCTGCCGTCACAAACTCGGTTGGCTTGCCTGCCCTCTGGCTCTTTGCCATCATCTTCTATTGGACGCCGCCGCATTTCTGGACCCTGGCGCTGCTTATCAAAAACGATTACGCGCGGGCGCATATTCCTATGATGCCGGTGGTGCTGGGCGAGAAAGAAACCAAACGCCAGATTGTCCTCTATACCCTGCTGCTGATCGCGGTGACGCTTGTCCTCTTCTCAACCCGTGAAATGGGCTATCTCTATCTCGCCTCGGCTATCTCGCTGGGCGCGGGATTTCTGTACCTGGCTATCCGCGTACTGCGCGATGAAACCAAACGCTGGGCGCGCACGCTGTTCTG